TCGCATCGCGTCGCACCGGCTCCAACGAGCCGATCATCCAGAGCGTCCTGCGCGCCTGCGAAGACGCCTGCCGGCTCTGCGCGGAGGAGTGCGAGCGGCATGCCGGGATGCATGAGCACTGCCGCATCTGCGCCGAGTCCTGCCGCCGCTGCGAACAGGCCTGCCAGGCCGCCCTCCAGACGTTCCACTGAGCCAGATCAGACCCCAGCAGAAGGACTTCCGATGAAGACGATCCCCCTCCTGGCCGCCGGCGCGGCCCTTGTCGCCTTCCCGGCGCTCGCGCAGCATTCCGGGCACGCCGGCATGAAGCATGGGAACATGAGCCAGCACGGCCAGATGGCCATGCAGGAAGACATGCAGACCATGCAGAAGATGCAGCAGGCGATGATGCAGAAGCAGGACGCCGACCCGGACCGCGCCTTCGCCCTGAAGATGATCGAGCACCATCGCGCCGGCATCGCCATGGCCCAGACCGTGCAGAAGCATGGCGACAACGCCGAGGCGAAGCGCATGGCCCAGAAGATGGCGGACGAGCAGCGCCGGGACATCGCCGAGCTGGAGCGCTGGCTCGACAAGAACGGCGGGCGTACGCCGAGAAAGTAGCGGCCGCGCGGCGGTCTTCGCCGGAATCGCAAGGACGGAGGCCGCAGCGCGATCGGTCGGCGGAGGCGGGCGAGGCAAGTCGGATCAAATGGTCTGCGCCTGACCTGCCCGCGCCGCCGGCAAGTCAGGCGCAGCGGGCGGCGCCGTCGTGCAGCGCCCTGTGGCTGACGCCAGGCCCAACGCCGAACCTTGACGCTGATCAAGACGGCGGCGCCATCATGCTGGGAGGACGCCGGCCGCATCGCGCCTGTGGCGGTCTACGCGGCGCGAGGAGAGCCAGATGAATGGGGCCAATGACAGCGTTTCGAAGGGCCAAAGCCATCATCACGGCGCCGACCACGCCCGGCCAGGCGACGGCCCAACCGCCGAGGTGCGCGATCCCGTCTGCGGGATGACCGTCGACCCGGAGACGACCTCCCACACCGCCACCTTCGAAGGGCGTCAGTATTTCTTCTGTTCCGAAGGGTGCAGGTCGAAGTTCGAGCAGGCGCCATCGCGTTACACGGCCAGCGCCCCCGATCCCAAGCCCTCCTCGCCCGTCGGCGCGATCTACACCTGCCCGATGCATCCCCAAATCCGCCAGGTCGGGCCCGGCGCCTGCCCGATCTGCGGCATGGCCCTGGAGCCGGAGGTGGCGAGCGCCGAGGAGGGGCCCAGCCACGAGCTGAAGGACATGAGCCGGCGGTTCTGGATCGGCCTTGTCCTGACCCTGCCTGTCTTCGCCCTGGAAATGGGCGGACACGTCACCGGGCTGATGATGCGTGTGCCCGGCCAGACGTCGGCGTGGATCCAGCTCACGCTGGCCTCGCCCGTCGTCCTCTGGTCAGGCTGGCCCTTCTTCGCGCGCGGCGCGCGCTCGCTCGTCACCCGCAGCCTCAACATGTTCACCCTGATCGCGATGGGCATCGGCGTGGCGTGGCTCTACAGCGTCGTGGCGACGGTGGCGCCGCAGATCTTCCCCCCGGCGTTCCGCCGCGCGGATGGGTCCGTGCCGGTCTATTTCGAGGCGGCGGCGGTGATCACCGTGCTTGTCCTGCTCGGCCAGGTGCTGGAGCTTCGCGCCCGCGAACGCACGTCCGGGGCGATCAAGGCCCTTCTCGACCTCGCGCCCAAGACGGCTCGCCGCCTGCGCGGCGACGGCCGCGACGAGGAGGTCACCCTCGACCAGATCGCCGTCGGCGACCGGCTGCGGGTGCGGCCGGGCGAAAAGGTGCCCGTCGACGGCGAGGTCCTCGACGGCCGGGTGTCGATCGACGAGTCCATGGTCACCGGCGAGTCCATGCCGGTCACCAAGGAGGTAGGCGCGAAGGTCGTCGGCGGCTCGATCAACAAGACCGGCTCGTTCGTGATGCGCGCCGAGAAGATCGGCGCCGACACGCTGCTCTCGCAGATCGTGCAGATGGTGGCGCAGGCGCAGCGCAGCCGGGCCCCGATCCAGCGCATGGCCGATCAGGTGTCGGGATGGTTCGTGCCGAGCGTCATCGGGGTCGCGGCCGTCGCCTTCGCCGTTTGGGCCATGGTCGGGCCGGAGCCACGCTTCGCCTTCGGCCTGCTTGCGGCCGTGTCGGTGCTGATCATCGCCTGTCCCTGCGCCCTGGGGCTCGCGACGCCCATCTCGATCATGGTGGGCGTGGGGCGGGGCGCCCAGGCCGGCGTGCTGATCAAGAACGCCGAGGCGCTGGAGCGATTCGAGAAGATCGACACCCTGGTCGTCGACAAGACCGGGACCCTGACCGAAGGCCGGCCCGCGGTCACGGCCGTGCGGCCGGCTCCCGGCTTC
The Phenylobacterium zucineum HLK1 genome window above contains:
- a CDS encoding DUF305 domain-containing protein; this encodes MKTIPLLAAGAALVAFPALAQHSGHAGMKHGNMSQHGQMAMQEDMQTMQKMQQAMMQKQDADPDRAFALKMIEHHRAGIAMAQTVQKHGDNAEAKRMAQKMADEQRRDIAELERWLDKNGGRTPRK
- a CDS encoding heavy metal translocating P-type ATPase produces the protein MNGANDSVSKGQSHHHGADHARPGDGPTAEVRDPVCGMTVDPETTSHTATFEGRQYFFCSEGCRSKFEQAPSRYTASAPDPKPSSPVGAIYTCPMHPQIRQVGPGACPICGMALEPEVASAEEGPSHELKDMSRRFWIGLVLTLPVFALEMGGHVTGLMMRVPGQTSAWIQLTLASPVVLWSGWPFFARGARSLVTRSLNMFTLIAMGIGVAWLYSVVATVAPQIFPPAFRRADGSVPVYFEAAAVITVLVLLGQVLELRARERTSGAIKALLDLAPKTARRLRGDGRDEEVTLDQIAVGDRLRVRPGEKVPVDGEVLDGRVSIDESMVTGESMPVTKEVGAKVVGGSINKTGSFVMRAEKIGADTLLSQIVQMVAQAQRSRAPIQRMADQVSGWFVPSVIGVAAVAFAVWAMVGPEPRFAFGLLAAVSVLIIACPCALGLATPISIMVGVGRGAQAGVLIKNAEALERFEKIDTLVVDKTGTLTEGRPAVTAVRPAPGFNEADLLRLAASLERASEHPLADAIVRAAAERALPLSQPAEFDSPVGKGVVGVVDGHRLALGSGKFLEEVGVDTSGLRSEAEALRADGATAIFMAVDGRPAGIFAIADPIKATTPEAVRALKADGVRLVMMTGDNRTTALAVARRLGIDEVEAEVLPQDKAAVVEKLRQEGRQAAMAGDGVNDAPALAAAEVGIAMGAGADVAIESAGVTLLKGDLQGIVKARRLSRAVMRNIRQNLFFAFAYNVAGIPIAAGVLYPIFGWLLSPAIAAAAMALSSVSVVGNALRLRGVKL